From Haloarcula hispanica ATCC 33960, the proteins below share one genomic window:
- a CDS encoding NAD-dependent epimerase/dehydratase family protein: MPETEPTDNTPHIAVTGGAGYIGSRVIYELQQAHPDWEITAIDNFYRGTVRSVGDVDIEHVDIRNRDRLEAALDGADVVMHLAAVSGVDDCEEKQDLAYEVNVQGTDNVAWFCRKTGAALIFPFSMAVIGDPQEFPITVDHPRDPLNWYGRTKLLNERDIETYADGTFPAHQFMISNLYGSHEIDGQTVSKGTVINFFVNRALAGETLTVYEPGTQSRNFIHVKDVARAYVDSCERLLEQLDRGETGVEKYEIASDEDPGVHTVAKLVEDIAASAADIDADVELVENPRGDDETLVDSFPVDTGRTTDVLGWTPEHDVESAIRAALESANT, encoded by the coding sequence ATGCCTGAGACAGAACCCACAGACAACACACCTCACATCGCCGTCACCGGCGGTGCGGGCTACATCGGCAGCCGCGTCATCTACGAGCTACAGCAGGCCCACCCCGACTGGGAGATAACTGCCATCGACAACTTCTATCGCGGTACCGTGCGGTCAGTCGGCGATGTCGACATCGAACACGTCGACATCCGGAACCGAGACCGTCTGGAGGCGGCGCTAGACGGGGCCGACGTTGTGATGCACCTCGCCGCGGTGTCGGGAGTTGACGACTGTGAGGAGAAACAGGACCTTGCCTACGAGGTCAACGTCCAGGGAACCGACAACGTCGCCTGGTTCTGTCGGAAGACTGGCGCAGCGCTGATTTTCCCGTTCTCGATGGCCGTCATCGGCGACCCACAGGAGTTCCCGATTACAGTCGACCACCCCCGAGACCCGCTGAACTGGTACGGGCGGACGAAACTGCTCAACGAGCGTGACATCGAGACGTACGCCGACGGCACGTTCCCGGCCCACCAGTTCATGATCTCGAACCTCTACGGCAGTCACGAGATAGACGGTCAAACCGTCTCAAAGGGGACTGTCATCAACTTCTTCGTGAACCGCGCGCTCGCCGGCGAGACGCTGACCGTCTACGAGCCAGGGACGCAGTCCCGGAACTTCATTCACGTCAAGGACGTGGCCCGGGCGTACGTCGACAGTTGCGAACGGCTACTGGAGCAACTGGACCGCGGCGAGACCGGCGTCGAGAAATACGAGATCGCCAGCGACGAAGACCCGGGCGTTCACACCGTCGCCAAACTCGTCGAGGATATCGCCGCCTCGGCCGCCGACATTGATGCCGACGTGGAACTGGTCGAGAACCCGCGTGGCGACGACGAGACGCTCGTCGATTCGTTCCCGGTCGACACCGGCCGAACGACGGACGTACTGGGCTGGACGCCGGAACACGACGTAGAATCGGCGATTCGAGCGGCGCTAGAGTCGGCAAACACGTAG
- a CDS encoding NAD-dependent epimerase/dehydratase family protein, whose translation MDVLVTGACGYIGSALIPLLREDDRVDDIVVFDDLSSGSPRALLGTLGDGLAFRRGDVREYGDVESAMRGVDRVIHLAAITGASSTHERRDETFAINYDGTENVLTAAGKLGVDHVVFASSCNVYGRATSTDIDETVDPDPINPYAETKLQSETLLQEYCEEFDMTGTALRMATNFGHSPGIRFNLVVNYFVFRALTDRPLTVYGDGSNWRPFIHVQDAARAYAEAVCDPKSWDEPVYNVGSMESNYQISEIADIVADEVAPVDVTYLEDEHPGPSYHVNFDRLSGTGFEPSWTLREGVRDLAEKFTTNA comes from the coding sequence ATGGACGTGCTGGTCACCGGGGCCTGTGGCTACATCGGCAGCGCGCTGATTCCACTGCTCCGAGAGGACGACCGCGTCGACGACATCGTCGTCTTCGACGACCTGTCCTCGGGGTCGCCGCGGGCGCTGCTGGGGACGCTCGGCGACGGCCTCGCGTTCCGCCGTGGCGATGTCCGCGAGTACGGCGACGTGGAGAGCGCCATGCGCGGCGTCGACCGCGTCATCCACCTCGCGGCTATCACGGGTGCATCGAGCACCCACGAACGCCGCGACGAGACGTTCGCCATCAACTACGACGGCACCGAGAACGTCCTGACCGCGGCCGGCAAACTCGGCGTCGACCACGTCGTCTTCGCCTCTTCGTGTAACGTCTACGGCCGCGCGACCAGCACCGACATCGACGAGACGGTCGACCCGGATCCCATCAACCCTTACGCAGAGACGAAACTGCAGTCCGAGACGCTACTGCAGGAGTACTGCGAGGAGTTCGATATGACTGGCACCGCCCTGCGAATGGCTACCAACTTCGGCCACTCGCCGGGCATCCGGTTCAACCTCGTCGTGAACTACTTCGTGTTCCGCGCGCTCACCGACCGCCCGCTCACCGTCTACGGCGACGGCTCGAACTGGCGGCCGTTCATCCACGTTCAGGACGCTGCCCGCGCCTACGCGGAGGCGGTGTGCGATCCCAAGTCCTGGGACGAACCGGTGTACAACGTCGGGTCGATGGAATCGAATTACCAGATTTCGGAGATTGCAGACATCGTCGCGGACGAGGTCGCTCCAGTCGACGTGACCTACCTCGAAGACGAGCATCCCGGTCCGTCGTATCACGTCAACTTCGACCGACTGAGCGGGACCGGCTTCGAACCATCGTGGACGCTCCGCGAGGGCGTCCGCGACCTCGCGGAGAAATTCACCACCAATGCCTGA
- a CDS encoding NAD-dependent epimerase/dehydratase family protein encodes MTILITGGDGYVGWPAALRIADRTDDRVLLVDNFARREWVEDVGATSATPVASIDERLDAAREVHGLTNLSFVEGDLAEKSFVDELLTVHEPEVVVHTAAQPSAPYSQINGERANYTQHNNLQATRNLLWGLEEHDLTDTHFVETTTTGVYGAPEFPIPEGGATMENQGERDDVPFPNMGGSWYHATKGFDAQNMRLAHTQFDIPISDVRTAIVYGTETEETREDDRLKTRFDFDYYFGTVTHRFCAQAVAGYPVTVYGKGEQRKPFISLEDAVEGLAEVALTDPDERPEGLTVYNQVTRAISIVEIAETIADVGGEYDLDVDVEHFENPRDEDETHKMEIENDRYDDLIGGQSQSFEDGVGDIFETLTRYADTIEAHEDRFLPGVLSED; translated from the coding sequence ATGACCATCCTCATCACTGGCGGCGACGGCTACGTCGGGTGGCCGGCCGCACTGCGAATCGCGGACCGAACGGACGACCGAGTGCTGCTTGTCGACAACTTCGCCCGAAGAGAGTGGGTCGAGGACGTCGGCGCGACGAGCGCGACACCGGTCGCCAGTATCGACGAACGCCTCGACGCGGCTCGCGAGGTCCACGGGCTGACGAACCTCTCCTTCGTCGAGGGCGACCTCGCCGAGAAGTCCTTCGTCGACGAACTGCTGACGGTCCACGAACCCGAGGTCGTCGTCCACACCGCCGCCCAGCCCTCCGCGCCGTACTCCCAGATCAACGGCGAGCGGGCGAACTACACCCAGCACAACAACCTCCAGGCGACGCGGAACCTCCTGTGGGGGCTCGAGGAACACGACCTCACGGACACCCACTTCGTCGAGACAACGACGACAGGCGTCTACGGCGCGCCGGAGTTCCCGATTCCGGAAGGCGGCGCGACGATGGAGAACCAGGGCGAGCGCGACGACGTGCCGTTCCCCAACATGGGCGGGAGCTGGTACCACGCGACGAAGGGCTTCGACGCACAGAACATGCGCCTGGCCCACACGCAGTTCGACATCCCGATTTCGGACGTTCGCACGGCCATCGTCTACGGGACAGAGACCGAGGAGACCCGCGAGGACGACCGGCTCAAGACCCGCTTCGACTTCGATTACTACTTCGGCACGGTCACGCACCGCTTCTGTGCGCAGGCCGTCGCGGGCTACCCCGTCACCGTCTACGGCAAGGGCGAACAGCGCAAGCCGTTCATCTCGCTAGAGGACGCCGTCGAAGGGCTGGCCGAAGTGGCCCTGACTGACCCCGACGAGCGCCCCGAGGGTCTGACGGTGTACAACCAGGTCACGCGCGCCATCAGCATCGTCGAAATCGCCGAGACGATTGCCGACGTGGGCGGCGAGTACGACCTCGACGTCGACGTCGAGCACTTCGAGAACCCCCGCGACGAGGACGAGACCCACAAGATGGAGATCGAGAACGACCGCTACGACGACCTCATCGGCGGCCAGTCCCAGTCCTTCGAGGACGGCGTCGGCGACATCTTCGAGACGCTGACGCGGTACGCCGACACCATCGAAGCCCACGAGGACCGGTTCCTGCCGGGCGTCCTGAGCGAGGACTGA
- a CDS encoding GDP-mannose mannosyl hydrolase, protein MDRHDERIPTETFATCLDNMPQPCVDLVVEYEDGIVLTRRQNEPAKGEWFWPGSRLCKGERLDDAAARIAREELGLTSVATEQLGVSEHFWDVSSVDGVDSRHTVPIVYRAVPDNGAEIALDDQHDSYRIVTEVPADANQYVTEYFEQFDITQ, encoded by the coding sequence ATGGACCGCCACGACGAACGCATTCCGACGGAGACGTTCGCCACCTGTCTCGACAACATGCCCCAGCCCTGTGTCGACCTCGTCGTCGAGTACGAGGACGGAATCGTACTCACACGACGTCAGAACGAGCCAGCCAAAGGCGAGTGGTTCTGGCCGGGGAGTCGCCTCTGCAAGGGGGAGCGACTGGACGACGCGGCGGCGCGCATCGCCCGAGAGGAGCTTGGCCTCACATCGGTTGCGACGGAACAGCTCGGTGTCAGCGAACACTTCTGGGACGTTTCTTCAGTTGATGGCGTCGACTCCCGGCACACGGTACCAATTGTGTATCGAGCCGTCCCCGACAACGGGGCCGAAATAGCACTCGACGACCAGCACGACTCGTATCGCATCGTCACAGAGGTTCCGGCAGACGCGAACCAGTACGTCACGGAATACTTCGAGCAGTTCGATATCACCCAGTAG
- the trmY gene encoding tRNA (pseudouridine(54)-N(1))-methyltransferase TrmY: MRQFVIIGHDAPTTPEFSLDDLAGAAGRLDVLCRCVTSAFFLSHAIREDVRVHLILADEYTVTFEGSDLRRLNPDERSTAALIRKALEEREEAIGHIPVETSPGVSLTRRGFEGTLDDAASRGTVVQLHEDGDPIVDVAPPSDPVFVLSDHHDFRDEEATLLADRADERVSLGPKALHADHSITVAHNYLDTDGFEQY, from the coding sequence ATGCGCCAGTTCGTCATCATCGGCCACGACGCCCCGACGACGCCGGAGTTCTCTCTCGACGACCTGGCCGGCGCGGCCGGCCGGCTCGACGTGCTCTGTCGGTGTGTCACCAGCGCGTTCTTCCTGAGCCACGCCATCCGCGAGGACGTTCGGGTCCATCTGATCCTGGCGGACGAGTACACCGTCACGTTCGAGGGGAGCGACCTCCGCCGACTGAACCCGGACGAACGGTCCACGGCGGCGCTGATCCGCAAGGCGCTGGAAGAGCGTGAGGAAGCTATCGGCCACATCCCAGTCGAGACCTCGCCGGGCGTGTCGCTCACGCGACGGGGGTTCGAGGGGACGCTCGACGACGCGGCGAGCCGCGGAACCGTCGTCCAGTTGCACGAGGACGGCGACCCCATCGTCGACGTTGCACCGCCGTCGGACCCGGTGTTCGTCCTCTCGGACCATCACGACTTCCGGGACGAGGAAGCGACGCTGCTGGCCGACCGCGCGGACGAGCGCGTCTCGCTCGGGCCGAAGGCCCTCCACGCTGACCACTCGATCACGGTCGCGCACAACTACCTCGATACGGACGGGTTCGAGCAGTACTGA
- a CDS encoding NUDIX hydrolase has product MDEELTWETLGAETAYACPGFDVVREDVRLPDGTEEEFDYVQHGDSVIVLPFTADGDVVVIEEWRQPVRRVNRGLPAGTMEDGDDDPTVAAARELREETGYEADTLDHLYTGEPANGNTDYVFHYYVARGCAATADQDLDHNESIRVDTADFDSLVQSVRDGTLRDSRSAVGIMYYALFER; this is encoded by the coding sequence ATGGACGAGGAACTCACCTGGGAAACGCTCGGTGCCGAAACCGCCTACGCCTGTCCGGGATTCGATGTCGTCCGCGAGGACGTGCGCCTGCCCGACGGAACCGAGGAGGAGTTCGACTACGTGCAACACGGCGATAGCGTCATCGTGCTCCCGTTTACCGCCGACGGCGACGTGGTCGTCATTGAGGAGTGGCGACAGCCGGTTCGACGGGTCAACCGCGGCCTGCCGGCCGGGACGATGGAGGACGGAGACGACGACCCGACCGTCGCCGCCGCCCGCGAACTCCGCGAGGAGACGGGCTACGAGGCCGACACGCTCGACCATCTCTACACGGGCGAACCGGCCAACGGCAACACCGATTACGTATTCCACTACTACGTCGCACGCGGGTGTGCGGCCACGGCCGACCAGGACCTCGACCACAACGAATCGATCCGGGTCGACACTGCTGATTTCGACTCGCTAGTCCAGTCGGTGCGCGACGGGACGCTCCGTGACAGTCGGTCTGCCGTCGGTATCATGTACTATGCCCTGTTCGAGCGCTGA
- the tgtA gene encoding tRNA guanosine(15) transglycosylase TgtA has product MTNFEVRQYDAAGRLGELTVPRAGVTVETPTILPVVNPHVQTVAPATLASEFGAEILITNSYILHGSDDLREPVLEQGLHDLLGFDGAIMTDSGSFQLAEYGDIDVTTEEILEFQHEIGSDIGTPVDIPTPPDVDRERATEELNTTQKRLEHAATVDTGEMLVSAPVQGATYPDLRERAAADAVSTGLDVFPLGAVVPLMNEYRYADLADVVAACKRGLGEVGPVHLFGAGHPMMFAMAAALGCDLFDSAAYALYARDDRYLTVQGTELLSELTYFPCHCPVCTDHTPAELDAMDADQREELLARHNLHVTYGEIRTVKQAIRSGNLMELVDSRARGHPAMLDGYRALLDHAEQLERTDPVSKDAFFYTSNESARRPEVRRHQNRLERLPVEGDEVLLTEGSSSAQYDETWGVRPPFGPYPRELADTYPLTAEVPDRTDRAAYEAAADGVRRLVELHPDVSFTLVHDDWPATALDRVPDGVRLRDLHARD; this is encoded by the coding sequence ATGACGAATTTCGAGGTCCGCCAGTACGACGCCGCGGGCCGGCTGGGCGAGCTAACGGTGCCACGGGCCGGCGTCACCGTCGAGACGCCGACTATCCTTCCAGTGGTCAACCCACACGTCCAGACGGTCGCGCCGGCGACGCTGGCATCGGAGTTCGGCGCGGAGATCCTCATCACGAACAGCTACATCCTGCATGGCTCTGACGATCTCCGTGAGCCGGTGCTGGAGCAGGGCCTCCACGACTTGCTTGGGTTCGATGGGGCTATCATGACTGACTCGGGGTCCTTCCAGCTCGCCGAATACGGCGACATCGACGTGACTACCGAGGAGATTCTGGAGTTCCAGCACGAAATTGGCTCTGACATCGGGACGCCGGTAGATATCCCGACGCCGCCGGACGTGGACCGCGAGCGGGCGACCGAGGAACTCAACACGACCCAGAAGCGGCTCGAACACGCTGCCACCGTCGACACCGGCGAGATGCTCGTCAGCGCACCGGTTCAGGGTGCGACGTACCCGGACCTACGAGAGCGGGCCGCCGCAGACGCTGTCTCTACCGGACTGGACGTGTTTCCGCTGGGGGCCGTCGTCCCGTTGATGAACGAATACCGCTATGCCGATCTCGCCGACGTCGTCGCGGCCTGCAAGCGCGGGCTGGGGGAGGTCGGCCCGGTCCACCTGTTCGGTGCGGGCCACCCGATGATGTTTGCGATGGCAGCGGCGCTGGGCTGTGACCTGTTCGACTCGGCGGCGTATGCGCTGTACGCTCGCGACGACCGCTATCTCACGGTTCAGGGGACAGAACTGCTGTCCGAACTGACATACTTCCCGTGTCACTGCCCAGTCTGTACCGACCACACGCCGGCAGAACTCGACGCGATGGACGCCGACCAGCGCGAGGAGCTGCTCGCCAGACACAACCTGCATGTCACCTACGGCGAAATCCGGACGGTCAAGCAGGCGATCCGCTCGGGCAATCTCATGGAACTGGTCGACAGTCGCGCCCGCGGCCACCCGGCCATGCTCGACGGCTACCGCGCGCTGCTGGACCACGCTGAGCAACTCGAACGGACTGACCCCGTTTCGAAGGACGCTTTCTTCTACACCTCGAACGAAAGCGCTCGCCGGCCCGAGGTCCGCCGCCATCAGAACCGACTGGAGCGCCTCCCAGTCGAGGGCGACGAGGTGCTGCTGACCGAAGGCAGTTCCAGCGCACAGTACGACGAGACCTGGGGCGTCCGTCCCCCGTTTGGCCCGTATCCGCGCGAACTCGCCGACACATACCCCCTGACCGCGGAGGTCCCTGACCGGACCGACCGGGCGGCCTACGAGGCCGCAGCAGACGGTGTTCGGCGGCTGGTCGAACTCCATCCCGACGTGTCCTTCACGCTGGTCCACGACGACTGGCCGGCGACGGCGCTCGACCGTGTTCCCGACGGCGTCCGCCTGCGCGACTTGCACGCCCGCGACTGA
- a CDS encoding NAD-dependent epimerase/dehydratase family protein, whose protein sequence is MDVVVTGGRGSSGRWIVDRLAGPHDVTVLDRRLPDDGGHPAVGYRALDLTDAGGVFDALTAIDPDAVVHWAAIPVAGNHPGVDLFRNNTLAAHNVLSAAGRVGADVVQGSSDGAYGFFFAEETPVPDELPITEQHALRPEDDYGLSKVVTEEIGKTIARRDGIAVASIRPSWIQIPGEYPCRDEGYVNDLAAGAGNYWSYVDVRDVVDLVEAALAGEVSGHEAFNCVGPDNALGRPLVELMREQYGTVPDDCTVEGDAAAYSTAKATELLGWEPTRSWREAADENVAVPTV, encoded by the coding sequence ATGGATGTTGTCGTAACCGGCGGCCGTGGGAGTTCCGGGCGCTGGATCGTCGACCGCCTCGCCGGACCGCATGACGTGACAGTGCTCGACCGCCGCCTCCCCGACGATGGGGGGCATCCGGCCGTCGGGTACCGAGCGCTTGACCTGACGGACGCCGGGGGCGTGTTCGACGCGCTCACCGCCATCGACCCGGATGCAGTGGTCCACTGGGCGGCGATTCCGGTCGCCGGGAACCACCCGGGGGTAGACCTGTTCCGGAACAACACGCTGGCGGCACACAACGTGCTCTCGGCGGCCGGCCGCGTCGGCGCTGACGTGGTGCAGGGCTCCTCGGATGGCGCGTACGGCTTCTTTTTCGCCGAAGAGACACCGGTTCCTGACGAACTCCCGATTACGGAACAGCACGCGCTTAGGCCGGAGGACGACTACGGGCTCTCGAAGGTCGTCACCGAGGAAATCGGGAAGACAATCGCCCGCCGGGACGGCATCGCTGTGGCGTCGATTCGCCCCTCCTGGATACAGATTCCCGGAGAGTACCCCTGTCGGGACGAGGGGTACGTCAACGACCTCGCGGCCGGCGCAGGCAACTACTGGTCCTACGTGGACGTGCGAGACGTGGTCGACCTCGTTGAGGCCGCGCTCGCGGGCGAGGTTTCGGGCCACGAGGCGTTCAACTGCGTCGGCCCCGACAACGCGCTGGGCCGGCCGCTGGTCGAACTCATGCGCGAGCAGTACGGTACTGTCCCGGACGATTGCACGGTCGAAGGAGACGCTGCGGCGTATTCGACGGCCAAGGCCACGGAACTGCTGGGCTGGGAGCCGACCCGTTCCTGGCGCGAGGCGGCCGACGAGAACGTGGCCGTGCCGACAGTCTGA
- a CDS encoding alginate lyase family protein: MFVHLDTLDAIQSRVENGDSPWTGAHEAFMDDVRDAMAADPESVTDNGDGHEFKTKGPEDPGARKDYVAAIRTGDRIRDLGLAYQYTGADQYAEKAVELLDHWFLSSETYMAPVKTNSIEQFITLPKMWWGAELVRGHEAWTDDGVGTEADLQEWVRTFLDDVGHNIPTEMGQQNIFNWQEMTHAAGSVYLRDWDRFRDAIQRNRETGFNQLREDGLLENEIIRASSLAYSLYAAKALVTAAELSRLYADKLSGPTLYEYQKFDGDRGAIERILDAHAPYVADPEAWEAMGEGAPDRFVNNDGFPARKQEAASSLYEVAYSYYEKDTYLETLKQSGQPVKNVPTYVSAQQAAIDNPDRPHRDERILGWTTFTHGERFRLDL, encoded by the coding sequence ATGTTCGTCCATCTCGATACACTGGATGCAATACAGTCCCGTGTCGAGAACGGAGACAGCCCGTGGACAGGGGCCCACGAAGCCTTCATGGACGATGTCCGCGACGCGATGGCAGCGGATCCCGAGAGCGTCACGGACAACGGCGACGGCCACGAGTTCAAAACGAAAGGCCCCGAGGACCCCGGAGCGCGCAAGGACTACGTTGCCGCCATCAGGACAGGGGACAGAATACGGGATCTTGGCCTCGCCTACCAGTACACCGGTGCGGATCAATACGCCGAGAAAGCCGTCGAACTGCTGGACCACTGGTTCCTGAGCTCGGAGACCTATATGGCCCCTGTGAAAACGAACAGCATCGAGCAGTTCATTACGCTCCCGAAAATGTGGTGGGGCGCGGAACTCGTTCGCGGCCACGAGGCGTGGACCGACGACGGCGTCGGCACGGAGGCCGACCTGCAGGAGTGGGTCCGAACGTTCCTAGACGATGTCGGTCATAACATTCCGACCGAGATGGGGCAACAGAACATCTTCAACTGGCAGGAGATGACCCACGCCGCCGGGTCAGTGTATCTCCGGGATTGGGATCGCTTCCGTGATGCCATCCAACGGAACCGCGAGACCGGCTTCAACCAACTCCGCGAGGACGGCCTGCTGGAAAACGAGATTATTCGTGCGTCGAGTCTGGCGTACTCGCTGTACGCGGCGAAGGCACTGGTCACCGCCGCGGAACTCAGCCGACTCTACGCCGACAAACTCAGCGGCCCCACACTGTACGAGTACCAGAAGTTCGACGGTGACAGGGGTGCCATCGAACGTATTCTTGACGCCCACGCACCGTACGTGGCTGACCCGGAGGCCTGGGAAGCGATGGGCGAGGGAGCCCCTGATCGGTTCGTCAACAACGACGGCTTCCCCGCCAGAAAGCAGGAGGCTGCGTCCTCGCTGTACGAGGTGGCCTACTCGTACTACGAGAAAGACACCTATCTGGAAACGCTCAAACAGAGCGGCCAGCCGGTGAAGAACGTCCCGACGTACGTCTCGGCCCAGCAGGCGGCAATCGATAACCCCGACCGACCGCATCGCGACGAGCGCATCCTCGGCTGGACGACGTTCACGCACGGTGAGCGGTTCCGGCTTGACCTGTAG
- the arcS gene encoding archaeosine synthase subunit alpha, translated as MTDYFEIHERDSAARVGELRLADSVTTPALVDDVDTETPGDCRHVLDDAGSRWPTEQDAPDGDDSLLTVLPHRGLPAGTPDEVAEAFAVDYPDVSFPSAAVVSPDTATDHGSDAYVLAGAPGYVGHASAFVDAVTTVREAIPADTALYLPGVATPRNVATLVYAGVDLVDPDRAVVRGTEGRYLTTDEAYFLEDLDELPCACPACQKPREQFDREDCVEHNVNALAAELRRVRRRIRDGRLRDYVEGQARQDNWLTATFRQLDQRYSYLEERTPLIRRADLSAASDDSLRRVEIQRFAERVTDRYVPRFDDRPLVLVPCSARKPYSDSQSHKQYHDAIKWRAHVVSMTSPIGVVPQELELTYPAQHYDSVVTGNWTATEIEFVSRVLERYLEGTDYPKIIAHVPGEGYRDICERVADSLGREFTYTVTDHPTTADSLGNLAAELEGWDRYPKREREHNTIRAVADYQFGEGAGDELFDDLSTQGRYPQLRADDADGEQLAALAQQYGVLSLTTAGARRWVESDVHTKTVEIEPFVPHGSVLAPGITDASDDIRVGDDVVIQGDAAFGVGRAQMSGPEMQSSTRGIAVQMRHTEEQ; from the coding sequence ATGACCGACTACTTCGAGATCCACGAGCGCGACAGCGCCGCGCGAGTGGGTGAGTTACGCCTCGCCGACTCCGTGACGACGCCGGCGCTGGTCGACGACGTGGACACAGAAACGCCGGGCGACTGCCGGCACGTCCTCGACGACGCCGGAAGCCGCTGGCCCACCGAGCAAGACGCCCCCGATGGCGACGACTCGCTGCTCACTGTCCTGCCCCACCGCGGACTCCCCGCTGGCACGCCGGACGAAGTCGCCGAGGCCTTCGCCGTCGACTATCCCGACGTGTCGTTCCCGAGCGCGGCCGTCGTCTCGCCCGATACCGCGACCGACCACGGCAGTGACGCCTACGTACTCGCCGGCGCGCCCGGCTACGTCGGGCACGCGTCGGCGTTCGTCGACGCCGTCACGACCGTCCGGGAGGCTATCCCCGCCGACACCGCGCTCTACCTGCCTGGCGTCGCCACGCCGCGAAACGTCGCGACGCTCGTCTACGCCGGCGTGGACCTCGTGGACCCCGACCGCGCCGTCGTCCGCGGGACTGAGGGTCGGTATCTCACGACCGACGAGGCGTATTTCCTCGAAGACCTCGACGAACTCCCGTGTGCCTGTCCAGCCTGCCAGAAACCGCGTGAGCAGTTCGACCGCGAGGACTGCGTCGAACACAACGTCAACGCCCTCGCTGCGGAACTCCGCCGCGTCCGCCGCCGCATCCGTGACGGTAGGCTTCGGGACTACGTCGAGGGACAGGCCAGACAGGACAACTGGCTCACCGCGACGTTCCGGCAACTGGACCAGCGGTACAGCTACCTGGAGGAGCGCACGCCGCTCATCCGGCGGGCCGACCTCTCGGCAGCCAGTGACGACTCGCTGCGCCGCGTCGAAATCCAGCGCTTCGCCGAGCGCGTCACCGACCGCTACGTGCCGCGCTTCGACGACCGCCCGCTTGTGCTGGTCCCCTGCTCCGCGCGCAAACCCTACAGCGACTCCCAGAGCCACAAGCAGTACCACGACGCGATCAAGTGGCGCGCCCACGTCGTCTCGATGACCTCGCCCATCGGCGTCGTGCCCCAGGAACTCGAACTCACCTACCCCGCCCAGCACTACGACTCCGTGGTGACGGGCAACTGGACCGCCACCGAAATCGAGTTCGTCAGCCGCGTGCTTGAACGGTATTTAGAAGGCACCGACTACCCGAAAATTATTGCCCACGTACCCGGCGAAGGCTACCGCGACATCTGCGAGCGCGTGGCCGACTCGCTGGGCCGGGAGTTCACCTACACAGTCACCGACCACCCGACCACGGCGGATTCGCTGGGGAACCTCGCTGCCGAACTGGAAGGCTGGGACCGCTATCCGAAGCGGGAGCGCGAACACAACACCATCCGCGCCGTCGCGGACTACCAGTTCGGCGAGGGCGCGGGCGACGAACTGTTCGACGATCTGTCGACGCAGGGCCGGTATCCGCAACTGCGCGCCGACGACGCCGACGGCGAACAGCTGGCGGCGCTGGCCCAGCAGTACGGGGTCCTCTCGCTGACCACCGCCGGGGCGCGCCGCTGGGTCGAGAGTGACGTTCACACCAAAACGGTCGAAATCGAGCCGTTCGTCCCCCACGGTTCGGTGCTTGCACCGGGAATCACGGACGCAAGCGACGATATCCGCGTCGGTGACGACGTGGTGATTCAGGGCGACGCGGCCTTCGGTGTTGGCCGCGCCCAGATGAGCGGCCCGGAAATGCAGTCCTCGACGCGGGGCATCGCCGTCCAGATGCGCCATACCGAAGAGCAGTAG
- a CDS encoding VanZ family protein — MDWSGSRRYLPAVGFSLLLLVTSLLPVPEGAGEQVPALLGFRLDKWVHAASYGLLAALLAWGRQARDVTTVVALVTVSVCYGAGVELLQGLVPSRGVSGTDFVANAVGAVLAGLAWLVAHRSGALSDRTDPRSRQ; from the coding sequence ATGGACTGGTCGGGATCCCGCCGCTACCTGCCCGCTGTCGGGTTTTCGCTGTTATTACTCGTCACCTCGCTTCTCCCGGTTCCTGAAGGGGCGGGCGAGCAGGTCCCAGCACTCCTCGGTTTTAGGCTGGACAAGTGGGTTCACGCGGCGAGTTACGGGCTACTGGCGGCACTGCTCGCGTGGGGTCGACAGGCCCGCGATGTGACCACAGTTGTGGCACTCGTGACCGTCTCCGTCTGCTACGGGGCGGGAGTCGAACTGCTACAGGGGCTCGTCCCGTCACGCGGTGTGAGCGGTACTGACTTCGTGGCCAACGCTGTCGGGGCCGTTTTGGCCGGACTGGCGTGGCTCGTGGCCCACCGCTCCGGCGCACTTTCGGACCGAACCGACCCACGATCCCGGCAGTAA